The window GCGGTGCGTCCGGCGGCTCCGGAACCGAACGGACCCGTCGTCGCCGACGCGCGTCGCGCTCATCTCGGCGCGGTAGTACGGCAGGGCGAACAGCCGCCGGGCGACCGCCACGCCGAGCCGGTCGTCGGCGTCGAGGTTATAAAAATAGACGCCGGGACCGTTCGGCCCCTCGACGTAGGTCCGGAGGTTGAGCTCCGGGAACGAGAGCCCGACGGGGACGCCCCGGGGGCGGATGTCGTCCATCACGAACGCGACGACGCCGAGGTAGGCGTCCCCGTCGTGCGTGGCGACGGAGAGCCCCGCGGGGAGCGTCTCGTCGACGACGGCGGGGTCGACCGGCCAGTGGCAGAACAGCCCGTCGCGCCAGGTCATCTCCAGCCAGCGGCGTCCGAACATACGGACGGTAGGGTCGCGAGGGCCAAAACCCGCACGGCGGCGACGCCGCGGTCCGAGCAGCTTCGAGCGCGCGTTTAAAAAAGGGGCACCGGGCCTCCGCTCAGGCGTCTCGCGTTCCCGGACCGTCGGTCGCCTCGGCGTCATCGGCCGTCTCTGTGCCGTCGAACGGTTCGAACCCGCCGGTCCCCTCCCGGGCGTCTTTCCACTCACCGAGACCGGAGGGGTCGAGGTGGACGTGGACGTCCCCGACGTCCTCCAAGTCCCGGAGCCCGGTGACGAGCGCCGTCTCGACGTCGTGGGCCTCCCGGAGCGTCATCCCGCCGTCGACCTCGACGTGGACCTCGACCTCTAGCTCCGTGCCGTCGTAGTACACCGTCAGGTCATGGACGCCCTCGACGGCCGGGTGTTCGCGGAGCGCCTCGGTGACGCGCTCGCGGTCCCCGACCGGGGGCGCCGCGCCGACGAGGTACGTGACGTTCTCGCGGCCGATCTCGACGCCCTGATAGACCACGAGGAGGCTGACCAGCGCGCCGGCGGCCGGGTCGAGGACGGGGAACCCGAGCAGGGCACCGAACACGCCGACCACCGCCGCGACGGTGGTGTAGATGTCGTTGAGACAGTCGGCCGCGAGCGCGGTGAGCGCCGTCGAGCCGAGGGTCGCGTTGACGCGCTCCGTGTACCAGTAGAGGAGGTACATGTCGACCAGCGCGAACAGCAGCGCCGCGACGAGTATCGGATCCGCCTCGACCCCCGGCGACCCGAGGAGCTCGGAGACCGACTCGCGCAGCAGCAGGACGCCGAGCAGGACGATGACCGCGCCGACGAAAAGCGCCGTCAGCGGCTCGATCCGCTGGTGACCGTGGGGGTGCGTCTCGTCGGCGGCGTCGTAGCGGGAGCCGCCCCAGACGAACACGACCGCGCTCGCGACGAGGTCGGCGACCGAGTGCGCGGCGTCGGCGAGCAGCGCGACGCTGCCGAAGGCTACCCCGGTGGCGCCCACCACCGCGATCTTCAGCGCGTTGCCGAGGATGTTCACCCCCGCGGCCCGCTGGAACCGGGCCTTCTCGCCGTCGTCCCAGGGGCCCCACATACGACAGTGTTCTCGCCCGCCCTGTTTAAGAACCTCGTCGTTTCGACCGACCCGCGGCCCCGAGACGGCCCGCGACGCGCGAGACCGAGCGCGCGGCCGAGAACGGCGGACCCGCCGACGGTCTCGACCGGCGGCAGTCGGCGACCGCGCCCCGAACGCCGCGGATCGCCGCCCGTCGTAACGACTAAGAACGAAACGCTCCTCGGTTACGGTAATGAATCACGAGTTTTTCGCCCGAGGTGGTCCCCGTGGGCGTCGAGATTAAGGAAACGGAGGTGAGCGACGAGGACTTCGAGGAGATGAAAGGGTTTGTGAGAGATTACCTCGCGGCCAGCGTCGAGAGCGAGGAGGACGGCGGGCGGATGCGCTGGTACCCGTGGCACTCCGCGGACTACCGGTTCAACCACATCCTCAACGTCGTCGACCTCGCGACTGAGATCGCCGAGGCGGAGGGCGCCGACGTCGACGTCGTCCGGGTGGCCGCGGTGTTCCACGACGTGGCGAAGCTGGAGGCGGAGCAGGACGTGCACGCCGAGGCCGGCGCGCGCGTCGCCCGCGAGTACCTCCAGAGCCGCGGGGACTACCCCGAATCGTTCGTCGAGGAGGTGTGCGGAGCGGTCGTCGACCACTCGTACACGGGCGACCTGTCGAACGTGTCGCTGGAGAGCCGGTCGCTGATCGAGGCCGACGTGCTGGACAAGGTCGGCGCCAACGGCGCCGTGCTGATGCTGTTGCGGATGGGGTACGAGTCCCGCACGCACATGGACGCCGCGAAGATGGTCGACCGCGTGCTCCAACGCGCGCACGACCACACCGACCGCGTCGTCTCCGACACCGCCGAGAGCATCGCCCACCAGCGCATCAAGCGCGTGAAGTGGCTCCGCGAGTGGCTAGAAGAGGAGGTCAGCCGGATGAACGCCGAGGGCGTCACCGAGCGCTGACGGCGACGCTTCCAGTTTAAATACGCCCGTTTCGTCCCGACCACGGCCCCGGGCTCACGCCTCGACGTCGACTCGGGGGAGCATCGTATTTAAATATCGCCGGCCGCCGCGTCGGGTGTCGTCGACCCAGCCCCGGTCGCCGGTCGTCGCCCAGCGGAGCATCCCGCCGGTCGCGAGCGTCTGGAGCGTGGCCGCCACTTCGGCGGGGGTGACCCGGTCGGCGGCCTCGCCGCCGGTGTCAACGTCGCCCGCGTCGGCGGAATCCGCGTCCAGGTCGGCCGCGGCCTCGCGGACGGAGCGCTCGAGGAACCGCCCGAACACGCGGTCGCTGCGGTCGAAGTGGTCGCGGTAGGCGTCGTCGCTGGCGGCCTGCGCGCGGAGCTCCACGATGGCGGTCAGGAACCGCGCGTCCGGCGCGTGCTCGTCGTCGACCGACCCGGGGCGGATCGTCGCCGAGAGGTAGGCGTCGAGCCGCTCCCGGGGCGGGAGATCGAACTCGCCCGCCGACAGCGACGACTCGAACCCGTCGAGGAGGAACCCGAGCAGGTCGACCAGCAGCTCGTCTTTCCCGTCGTAGTGGTGGTAGACGAGCGACGGGCTCTTGTCGAACTCCTCGCCGATCCGGCTGATCGTGAGGTCGGCGTACCCGTGCTCGCAGAGCGCGCGGAACGCGGCCCCGAGGATGGCCTGCCGGGTGTCGGTCGGCTCCGCGAACGGGTCGTGCATGGGCGTCCTACCGCGGTCACCTACAAAACGGTCCTGATTGAAC is drawn from Halorubrum sp. CBA1229 and contains these coding sequences:
- a CDS encoding HD domain-containing protein, giving the protein MVPVGVEIKETEVSDEDFEEMKGFVRDYLAASVESEEDGGRMRWYPWHSADYRFNHILNVVDLATEIAEAEGADVDVVRVAAVFHDVAKLEAEQDVHAEAGARVAREYLQSRGDYPESFVEEVCGAVVDHSYTGDLSNVSLESRSLIEADVLDKVGANGAVLMLLRMGYESRTHMDAAKMVDRVLQRAHDHTDRVVSDTAESIAHQRIKRVKWLREWLEEEVSRMNAEGVTER
- a CDS encoding DUF2071 domain-containing protein, which encodes MFGRRWLEMTWRDGLFCHWPVDPAVVDETLPAGLSVATHDGDAYLGVVAFVMDDIRPRGVPVGLSFPELNLRTYVEGPNGPGVYFYNLDADDRLGVAVARRLFALPYYRAEMSATRVGDDGSVRFRSRRTHRGVPSARFDATYGPAGEAFAAEPGSLAAFLLENYRFYAQGNRLYRGEIAHEPWTLRAGTADVRENTLFAANGFERPDGDPLVHYAEPIDVSADRLRRA
- a CDS encoding TetR/AcrR family transcriptional regulator, which translates into the protein MHDPFAEPTDTRQAILGAAFRALCEHGYADLTISRIGEEFDKSPSLVYHHYDGKDELLVDLLGFLLDGFESSLSAGEFDLPPRERLDAYLSATIRPGSVDDEHAPDARFLTAIVELRAQAASDDAYRDHFDRSDRVFGRFLERSVREAAADLDADSADAGDVDTGGEAADRVTPAEVAATLQTLATGGMLRWATTGDRGWVDDTRRGGRRYLNTMLPRVDVEA
- a CDS encoding cation diffusion facilitator family transporter, translating into MWGPWDDGEKARFQRAAGVNILGNALKIAVVGATGVAFGSVALLADAAHSVADLVASAVVFVWGGSRYDAADETHPHGHQRIEPLTALFVGAVIVLLGVLLLRESVSELLGSPGVEADPILVAALLFALVDMYLLYWYTERVNATLGSTALTALAADCLNDIYTTVAAVVGVFGALLGFPVLDPAAGALVSLLVVYQGVEIGRENVTYLVGAAPPVGDRERVTEALREHPAVEGVHDLTVYYDGTELEVEVHVEVDGGMTLREAHDVETALVTGLRDLEDVGDVHVHLDPSGLGEWKDAREGTGGFEPFDGTETADDAEATDGPGTRDA